One window of the Gammaproteobacteria bacterium genome contains the following:
- the lnt gene encoding apolipoprotein N-acyltransferase, with the protein MTVSARKDLAAKTQSIILLHPRLFAALAGAIMPFGFAPFYLIVPSMLSVAAILYLWQQQTPQQAKVTGFIYGFAAFLIGSYWTYISVGTFGGAPVWLALIVMLGLVSIMAAYYSGLGYVLTSWFSHMQLSRLTWVFVVAALWTLMEWIRGWFLSGFPWLNLGYLSLDTPIAGYAPLGGVYFCTFVWVFVIASLPSMFSASKTWNIGMGASLIALFVSGYFLNQAQWTVDFDNEISVALIQGGVSQDKKWLPEQLPKTMELYARLSVEHADADLMVWPEAAIPSVRQNVVQYFNSVKARLGDDTSLLVGMLDRLPNENGDDIYNGLLVIDSDLNTSKEQAYYKDHLVPFGEYFPVPGFIRNWLRMMNLPYSDIKRGGKKQPVLQLNDLQVGAFICYEDAYTDRVNAMLPQAYLLVNISNDAWFGGSLAPHQHLQITRMRALETERPILRATNNGITAVIDKKGNIVSTVEQFKPQVLRAKVQPVKGATPFVMLGNWMIVGLCLLFLLFIKLLHRPR; encoded by the coding sequence GTGACTGTTTCTGCGCGCAAGGACCTGGCCGCCAAGACCCAGTCAATAATTCTGCTACATCCCCGTTTGTTTGCCGCACTGGCAGGCGCAATAATGCCTTTCGGGTTTGCCCCGTTTTACTTGATAGTGCCTTCCATGCTGTCGGTCGCGGCCATTTTATATCTTTGGCAACAACAAACCCCGCAACAGGCAAAAGTCACCGGATTTATTTATGGCTTTGCGGCTTTTCTCATCGGTTCATACTGGACATACATCAGTGTTGGCACTTTTGGTGGCGCACCGGTGTGGCTGGCCTTGATCGTGATGCTGGGTTTGGTGAGCATTATGGCGGCTTACTATTCCGGTCTGGGCTATGTGTTAACAAGCTGGTTCAGTCATATGCAGTTATCCAGACTCACTTGGGTATTTGTAGTCGCCGCACTCTGGACACTGATGGAATGGATCCGTGGCTGGTTCTTGTCGGGCTTTCCGTGGCTGAATTTGGGGTATTTAAGTCTGGATACCCCGATCGCCGGTTACGCACCGCTGGGTGGCGTGTATTTTTGCACTTTTGTCTGGGTGTTTGTGATCGCTTCATTACCTTCAATGTTTTCAGCGAGTAAAACCTGGAACATTGGCATGGGTGCGTCGCTGATTGCTTTGTTTGTGTCGGGCTATTTTTTAAATCAGGCTCAGTGGACGGTGGATTTTGACAATGAAATAAGTGTCGCGCTGATCCAGGGCGGGGTGTCGCAAGACAAAAAATGGTTACCCGAACAATTACCCAAAACCATGGAATTGTACGCCCGCTTGAGTGTGGAGCACGCCGACGCCGATCTTATGGTGTGGCCGGAAGCCGCAATTCCCAGTGTGCGCCAAAATGTGGTGCAATATTTTAATAGTGTTAAGGCACGCTTGGGTGATGACACCAGTTTACTTGTTGGAATGCTGGATCGTTTACCAAACGAAAATGGTGATGATATTTATAACGGTTTGTTGGTGATCGATTCCGATCTCAATACGTCTAAAGAACAAGCCTATTACAAAGATCACCTGGTGCCCTTTGGTGAGTATTTTCCAGTGCCCGGGTTCATCCGCAACTGGCTAAGGATGATGAATTTGCCCTACAGTGACATCAAGCGTGGCGGTAAAAAACAGCCTGTGTTGCAATTGAATGATCTTCAGGTCGGGGCATTCATTTGTTATGAAGATGCGTATACTGATCGGGTGAATGCAATGTTGCCACAGGCGTATTTGTTGGTGAATATTTCCAATGATGCGTGGTTTGGTGGCTCCCTGGCACCACATCAGCACTTACAGATCACCCGCATGCGGGCCCTGGAAACCGAACGACCCATCTTGCGCGCCACCAATAACGGCATCACGGCAGTGATTGATAAAAAAGGCAACATCGTCTCGACTGTCGAACAATTCAAACCGCAGGTCTTGCGTGCAAAGGTACAACCAGTCAAAGGCGCAACCCCGTTTGTGATGTTGGGTAACTGGATGATCGTTGGATTGTGTTTACTGTTTTTGCTGTTTATAAAGCTGCTACACAGACCCAGGTGA
- a CDS encoding CBS domain-containing protein, producing MPDEPSISVTEPVHTGFWSRLKKFFTRDIGSQTDSFQSDIDDALADGRINAEVHDMLDGVLEVAELQARDIMIPRSQMVVLERDMPMDQILSLVIEVGHSRFPVIGDDKDEVVGIMLAKDMLKFVSEYLGKSERMSFDIRECLRPPVFIPESKRLNSLLTEFRSSRNHMAIVVDEYGGVAGLITIEDVLERIVGDIDDEHDVPDDIEILKEGENLYAVRALTRIEDFNQHFEVELEDKDYDTIGGLVLSELGRMPVVGDELEFEDFIFHVYKVDNRRIHTLKVSHVDGSGKLGEKTITHETLKL from the coding sequence ATGCCAGACGAACCCTCGATAAGCGTGACCGAACCCGTACACACGGGTTTCTGGTCACGGCTAAAAAAGTTTTTCACCCGCGATATCGGCTCTCAAACCGATTCTTTCCAAAGCGACATTGACGATGCTCTGGCTGATGGCCGCATCAACGCCGAAGTGCATGACATGCTTGATGGCGTGCTCGAAGTGGCCGAACTCCAGGCCCGCGACATCATGATCCCGCGTTCGCAAATGGTTGTGCTGGAACGTGACATGCCAATGGACCAGATCCTGAGTCTGGTGATCGAAGTCGGACATTCGCGTTTTCCGGTGATCGGTGACGACAAAGATGAAGTGGTCGGCATCATGCTGGCTAAAGACATGTTGAAATTCGTTTCGGAATACCTGGGTAAATCCGAGCGCATGAGTTTTGATATTCGCGAATGCTTGCGTCCGCCGGTGTTTATTCCGGAAAGTAAACGCCTCAATTCCTTACTCACTGAATTCCGTTCCAGTCGTAATCACATGGCCATTGTGGTGGACGAATACGGCGGAGTTGCGGGACTCATTACCATCGAAGATGTACTCGAACGAATTGTCGGAGACATCGATGATGAACACGATGTGCCCGACGATATCGAGATTTTAAAAGAGGGTGAAAACCTGTATGCGGTGCGTGCCCTAACGCGTATTGAAGATTTCAATCAACACTTCGAAGTTGAACTGGAAGACAAGGATTACGACACCATCGGAGGTCTGGTCTTGTCCGAGCTTGGACGCATGCCGGTGGTCGGAGACGAACTCGAATTCGAGGATTTTATTTTCCATGTGTATAAGGTCGATAACCGTCGCATCCACACCTTAAAGGTCAGTCATGTGGACGGTAGCGGCAAACTGGGTGAAAAAACCATAACTCACGAAACTCTGAAACTCTAG
- the ybeY gene encoding rRNA maturation RNase YbeY, whose amino-acid sequence MPVLLNVQREISVADLLKQIPDDDDLQHWAQAAQLDGKQHLELTLRVVDTAEIQTLNRVFRHKDQTTNVLSFASDVPPGSGIDILGDIVICAEIVAQEAEKYGKDLNHRWAHMLVHACLHVQGLDHEQENERANMEAEEIRILNALGIPDPYQLN is encoded by the coding sequence ATGCCCGTTCTTTTAAATGTGCAGCGCGAAATAAGTGTCGCTGACCTGCTCAAACAAATTCCTGACGATGACGATTTGCAGCATTGGGCGCAAGCGGCACAACTCGATGGCAAGCAACATCTGGAGCTCACTCTGCGGGTTGTTGATACTGCGGAAATCCAGACCTTAAACCGGGTTTTTCGCCACAAAGACCAGACCACCAATGTATTGAGTTTTGCCTCCGATGTGCCGCCCGGAAGCGGAATAGATATTCTGGGCGACATCGTGATCTGTGCCGAAATTGTGGCTCAAGAGGCTGAAAAATATGGAAAAGACCTCAATCATCGCTGGGCGCACATGCTGGTGCATGCTTGCTTGCATGTCCAGGGGCTGGATCATGAGCAAGAAAATGAGCGAGCCAACATGGAGGCCGAGGAGATCCGCATCCTGAATGCACTTGGCATTCCCGACCCTTATCAGTTAAATTAA
- a CDS encoding PhoH family protein has translation MPDSSITFTLIPEDNTRLALLCGSYDHNIQTISDQFEVGITNRSNEFTITGPRKKLTRVKSLIEDLYITAATGVLDPEDVHLSIQEALHRNKGDSLHEVSIKTRRKQVHARGDNQKRYILQIQTRDLNFGIGPAGTGKTYLAVACAVDALDSGHVRRIVLVRPAVEAGERLGFLPGNMADKIDPYLRPMYDALYELLGFEKVERLMEKNVIEVAPLAFMRGRTLNESFVILDEAQNTTREQMKMFLTRIGYGSRAVVTGDVTQTDLPKHTKSGLLEALVVLKDEDTVGITHFESLDVVRHPLVQRVVNAYARHQAMQDDKI, from the coding sequence TTGCCCGACTCATCAATTACATTTACGCTGATACCTGAAGACAACACGCGTCTGGCTTTGTTGTGTGGTTCTTACGACCATAATATCCAGACGATTTCTGACCAGTTTGAGGTCGGGATCACTAATCGCAGTAATGAATTCACCATTACGGGTCCACGTAAAAAACTTACCCGGGTAAAATCCCTGATCGAGGATCTCTATATCACAGCCGCAACCGGCGTGCTGGATCCCGAAGATGTGCATTTATCGATTCAAGAGGCCTTGCATCGCAATAAGGGTGACTCGCTGCACGAAGTGTCGATCAAAACCCGACGCAAACAAGTGCATGCCCGCGGTGATAACCAAAAACGTTACATTTTACAAATACAAACCCGTGACCTGAATTTTGGTATTGGCCCGGCCGGAACCGGTAAAACCTATCTGGCGGTAGCCTGTGCCGTAGATGCCCTCGACAGTGGGCATGTGCGTCGCATTGTTCTGGTACGTCCTGCGGTCGAAGCCGGGGAACGCCTGGGCTTTTTGCCCGGAAATATGGCTGACAAGATCGATCCGTATTTGCGTCCAATGTACGATGCCTTATACGAATTACTCGGGTTTGAAAAAGTTGAGCGCTTGATGGAAAAGAATGTCATCGAAGTTGCCCCTCTGGCCTTTATGCGTGGCCGCACCTTGAATGAAAGTTTTGTCATTCTGGATGAAGCGCAAAATACCACGCGTGAACAAATGAAAATGTTTTTAACCCGTATAGGTTACGGCTCACGCGCGGTGGTCACGGGCGATGTAACCCAGACCGATCTGCCAAAACACACCAAGTCCGGATTGCTTGAAGCTCTGGTTGTTTTGAAAGATGAAGACACCGTGGGTATTACGCATTTTGAATCTCTGGACGTGGTCCGACATCCGCTGGTGCAACGCGTGGTAAATGCCTATGCGCGTCATCAAGCCATGCAAGACGATAAAATCTAA
- the miaB gene encoding tRNA (N6-isopentenyl adenosine(37)-C2)-methylthiotransferase MiaB translates to MTAKLYIKTYGCQMNEYDSDKMADVLNAANGLELTDTPEDADVLLLNTCSIREKAQEKVFSQLGRWKNWKQDKPDLVIGVGGCVASQEGEAIVKRAPFVDVVFGPQTLHRLPELIAETKAKKKAVVDISFPEIEKFDRIPEPRADGPTAFVSIMEGCSKYCTFCVVPYTRGEEISRPFDDVIAEVVQLAEQGVKEINLLGQNVNSYLGPMHDGAIADLATLIHYVAAVDGIERIHFTTSHPVDFNDALIQAFAEVPKLANYLHLPVQSGSDLILSLMKRKHTVLEYKQKIRKLREVRPDISLSSDFIIGFPGESDKDFESTMNLIADVGFDASFSFIYSQRPGTPAASLPDDVPMETKKQRLQILQRRVSQQARAISDSMLGKTYRVLVEKISVKDKNQISGRTDNNRWVNFDGPESLIGQFVDVQITEALTNSLRGRMLSYKSESDAA, encoded by the coding sequence ATGACTGCAAAACTTTACATCAAAACCTACGGCTGCCAAATGAACGAGTACGATTCCGACAAAATGGCGGATGTGCTGAATGCAGCCAATGGTCTGGAACTCACCGACACACCGGAAGACGCCGATGTGTTGCTGCTCAACACCTGTTCGATCCGTGAGAAGGCCCAGGAAAAAGTCTTTTCGCAACTCGGTCGTTGGAAAAACTGGAAACAAGATAAGCCCGATCTGGTCATTGGTGTGGGCGGTTGTGTTGCTTCCCAGGAAGGTGAGGCGATTGTTAAGCGCGCGCCATTTGTGGATGTGGTTTTTGGACCGCAAACTTTACACCGTTTGCCAGAACTTATCGCCGAAACCAAGGCCAAGAAAAAAGCCGTGGTGGATATCAGTTTCCCGGAAATCGAAAAATTCGATCGCATTCCCGAACCGCGTGCCGACGGACCTACCGCATTTGTTTCTATTATGGAAGGTTGCAGCAAATATTGCACTTTCTGTGTGGTGCCTTACACCCGGGGTGAGGAGATCTCGCGTCCTTTTGACGACGTGATCGCCGAAGTGGTGCAGCTGGCCGAACAGGGCGTGAAAGAGATCAATCTGCTTGGGCAAAATGTGAATTCCTATTTGGGCCCCATGCACGACGGCGCGATTGCCGATCTGGCCACCCTGATCCATTACGTGGCAGCCGTGGATGGTATTGAGCGGATTCATTTCACCACCTCGCATCCGGTTGATTTTAACGACGCGCTGATCCAGGCTTTTGCCGAAGTGCCAAAACTCGCAAACTATTTACATCTGCCGGTGCAAAGCGGTTCCGACCTCATCTTGTCGCTGATGAAACGCAAACACACTGTGCTTGAATACAAACAAAAAATTCGCAAACTGCGAGAAGTACGACCGGACATCAGTTTGTCGTCCGATTTCATTATCGGTTTCCCGGGTGAAAGTGACAAAGATTTTGAAAGCACCATGAATCTGATCGCCGATGTGGGTTTTGATGCCTCCTTCAGTTTTATTTACAGCCAACGTCCAGGCACACCGGCTGCGTCTCTCCCTGATGACGTGCCGATGGAAACCAAAAAACAACGCTTGCAAATTTTGCAACGGCGCGTCAGTCAACAAGCCCGAGCCATCAGCGATTCCATGCTTGGTAAAACCTATCGGGTATTGGTGGAAAAAATCTCGGTTAAAGACAAAAACCAGATCTCGGGACGTACCGATAATAACCGTTGGGTGAACTTTGACGGCCCGGAAAGCCTGATCGGACAGTTTGTGGATGTGCAAATTACCGAGGCTTTGACTAACTCTCTGCGCGGACGCATGCTAAGCTATAAGTCTGAAAGTGATGCGGCCTGA
- the katG gene encoding catalase/peroxidase HPI yields the protein MSVSKCPVMHGTNKASATGSTANQHWWPEQINLKILSQNAPQVSPLGEEFDYATEFKKLNLKALKKDLTDLMTDSQDWWPADFGHYGGLFIRMAWHSAGTYRTYDGRGGARSGSQRFAPLNSWPDNGNLDKARRLLWPLKQKYGNKISWADLMILAGNVAMESMGFKTFGFGGGRADVFEPEEDIYWGPETEWLDDKRYLNNDGGERDLATPLGAVQMGLIYVNPEGPNGEPDPLKSAYDVRDTFGRMAMNDYETVALVAGGHTFGKGHGAGPEEKVGVEPEGAPMENMGFGWINSHGSGKGGDTTTAGFEGAWTVNPTRWDMGYFDVLLGYDWEKTTSASGHVQWTPTAASKADQPVAAHDASRTEPLMMTTADMALKLDPEYAKISKHFHENPGEFADAYARAWFKLTHRDMGPLANFLGEEVPSEELIWQDPVPKHEGKLVSASEITELKKKILTSGLSIPQLVNTAWASASTFRGSDLRGGANGSRIRLAPQKDWDVNTASGVPEVIAKLEEIKNDFSGNVSLADLIVLGGCAAIEKASGQSVPFSPGRTDATDEQTDVEAFEVLEPKFDGFRNYKKTQDPRSTEALLVDKAQLLTLTAPEMTVLVGGLRSLGANAAGSTHGVFTDKVGTLNNDFFVHLLDMSIEWKATDSTSEEFTGLDRKTGKSKFTATRADLVFGSNSILRSIAEVYAQNDAQDKFKQDFIAAWNKVMDLDRFDLK from the coding sequence ATGTCAGTCAGTAAATGCCCAGTGATGCATGGCACCAATAAAGCATCCGCGACCGGAAGCACTGCCAACCAGCATTGGTGGCCTGAACAGATCAATCTTAAAATACTCAGTCAAAATGCACCACAGGTCAGCCCTTTGGGTGAAGAGTTTGATTACGCGACAGAATTTAAAAAGCTCAACTTGAAAGCACTTAAAAAAGATCTCACCGATCTGATGACCGATTCTCAGGACTGGTGGCCTGCAGATTTTGGGCACTATGGAGGCTTGTTTATCCGTATGGCCTGGCACAGCGCCGGAACTTATCGTACTTATGACGGACGCGGCGGTGCACGTTCGGGTTCGCAACGTTTTGCGCCATTAAACAGTTGGCCGGACAACGGCAACCTCGATAAGGCGCGACGTTTGTTGTGGCCGCTTAAACAAAAATACGGAAATAAAATTTCCTGGGCCGACCTGATGATCCTAGCCGGGAATGTGGCGATGGAATCCATGGGTTTTAAAACCTTTGGCTTTGGCGGTGGCCGTGCCGATGTATTTGAGCCGGAAGAGGATATTTACTGGGGACCTGAAACCGAATGGTTGGATGACAAGCGCTATCTTAATAATGATGGCGGCGAAAGAGACCTCGCCACACCACTTGGCGCCGTACAAATGGGTTTGATCTATGTGAATCCGGAAGGTCCGAACGGTGAGCCTGATCCCCTGAAGTCAGCTTACGATGTACGTGATACCTTTGGCCGTATGGCGATGAACGATTATGAAACTGTTGCTCTGGTTGCCGGTGGTCACACCTTCGGTAAAGGTCATGGTGCCGGACCCGAAGAAAAAGTCGGAGTTGAACCGGAAGGCGCGCCGATGGAGAACATGGGCTTTGGCTGGATAAATTCACACGGCTCCGGGAAAGGTGGTGATACAACTACCGCTGGATTTGAAGGTGCGTGGACGGTCAATCCAACCCGATGGGATATGGGTTATTTCGATGTGCTCTTGGGTTACGACTGGGAAAAAACCACCAGTGCATCAGGACACGTGCAATGGACGCCAACCGCGGCATCCAAAGCCGATCAACCCGTTGCAGCACACGATGCATCGCGTACCGAACCATTAATGATGACCACGGCAGATATGGCGCTTAAGCTTGATCCAGAGTATGCAAAAATCTCTAAACATTTCCATGAAAATCCTGGCGAATTCGCCGATGCTTATGCGCGTGCCTGGTTCAAGCTCACACACCGCGACATGGGTCCACTCGCAAACTTTCTGGGTGAAGAAGTACCGAGCGAAGAGCTCATCTGGCAAGACCCTGTGCCGAAACATGAAGGTAAATTGGTGAGTGCCTCCGAGATCACTGAACTCAAGAAAAAGATCCTGACATCCGGACTGAGCATTCCACAACTGGTCAATACCGCTTGGGCATCTGCCTCAACTTTCCGCGGTTCAGACTTACGTGGCGGCGCAAATGGATCACGTATTCGCTTGGCACCTCAGAAGGATTGGGACGTCAACACTGCTTCCGGCGTTCCTGAAGTAATTGCCAAACTCGAAGAGATCAAAAACGATTTCTCTGGCAATGTATCGCTCGCCGATCTGATCGTTTTGGGAGGCTGTGCCGCTATAGAAAAAGCCAGTGGACAATCCGTTCCATTTTCACCAGGACGTACCGACGCCACGGATGAGCAGACCGACGTAGAGGCATTCGAAGTTTTAGAACCAAAATTCGATGGCTTCCGCAACTACAAAAAAACCCAAGACCCTCGTTCTACCGAAGCCTTGCTGGTGGATAAAGCTCAATTACTCACATTGACCGCACCGGAAATGACCGTACTGGTCGGTGGTTTACGCTCACTGGGAGCGAACGCAGCTGGCTCAACCCACGGGGTGTTTACCGATAAGGTCGGCACATTAAACAACGATTTCTTCGTTCATTTGCTGGATATGTCTATCGAATGGAAAGCGACAGATTCAACTTCTGAGGAATTTACGGGGCTGGATCGCAAGACCGGTAAGTCTAAATTCACTGCGACCCGTGCAGACCTGGTGTTTGGTTCAAATTCAATCTTGCGCTCTATCGCTGAAGTGTATGCTCAAAATGATGCACAAGACAAGTTCAAACAGGATTTTATCGCCGCCTGGAACAAGGTCATGGATCTGGATCGTTTTGATCTTAAATGA
- the ssb gene encoding single-stranded DNA-binding protein: MARGVNKVILVGNLGNDPDTKYLPSGGAVTNISIATTSGWKDKNTGEMNEKTEWHRVVFFNRLAEIAGEYLRKGSQVYVEGRLQTRKWQDQSGNDRYSTEVVANEMQMLGSRGGASGGQGDYNPPAKNQSQPQQQSSKPAPDFDSFDDDIPF, encoded by the coding sequence ATGGCAAGAGGGGTAAACAAAGTAATTTTAGTGGGTAATCTGGGCAATGACCCAGACACCAAATACCTGCCGAGCGGTGGCGCGGTGACCAATATCAGTATTGCCACAACCTCGGGCTGGAAAGACAAGAACACCGGCGAGATGAACGAAAAGACCGAATGGCATCGGGTGGTGTTTTTCAATCGTTTGGCCGAGATTGCGGGTGAATATTTACGTAAAGGATCACAAGTGTATGTGGAAGGGCGTTTGCAAACGCGTAAGTGGCAAGATCAAAGTGGTAATGATCGTTACTCAACCGAAGTGGTTGCCAATGAAATGCAAATGCTGGGTAGCCGCGGTGGCGCCAGTGGCGGGCAGGGTGATTACAACCCGCCAGCCAAGAATCAGTCACAGCCTCAACAACAATCGTCTAAACCGGCACCGGATTTTGATTCCTTTGATGATGATATTCCGTTTTGA